In one window of Poriferisphaera corsica DNA:
- a CDS encoding HD domain-containing phosphohydrolase, producing the protein MSLDVIQHDIGMSPEIMMRVRQLGFTLVDISHDGHSSVLGQDNGVELVVASQNFSDALCQSWEQITDPNRLMYEVLPGVILVSMPIKRRRRVEDRFNEHSLAVVVLTESIHENGLIECIARSQQITSANLREQLSKISVVSSGEVNRLVSMLSWMHQDVTEIDRRLTELQSMSLELSESYEELSLLYKLSVNMRVNQEPAAFLQDACVELQQVLGVKWLAIQLIEDDPRLEDLAGRLITAGDCAQSTRCVHEAGKYLMVRMSHEEHSVVHDDTAMLDVPLIPKLAKTMLIVPIRFEGKQLGILFGGDKIEGTHIDSIDVKLCDSLVNSMSIFLGNMMLYEDAQSMFIGTLHALTNAIDAKDSYTHGHSERVALMSRNLAEAAGFDATFVERTYIAGLLHDVGKIGVPESVLSKPGRLSESEYDQIKQHPEIGSRIVSGIRQMSDLIPGVLCHHERWDGCGYPNKLAGNDIPIMGRIIGLADAFDAMSSNRTYRQAMNLNEVLSEIVRCRGQQFDPELVDVFVRLDFSPFFDLIAKHHDDKQKRISA; encoded by the coding sequence TTGAGTTTAGATGTTATCCAACATGACATCGGCATGTCGCCTGAGATTATGATGCGAGTGCGTCAATTAGGATTCACTTTAGTAGATATCTCACACGATGGGCATTCTTCGGTGCTGGGGCAGGATAACGGAGTTGAACTTGTTGTCGCAAGTCAAAATTTTTCTGATGCGCTTTGTCAGAGTTGGGAGCAGATTACAGATCCCAATAGATTGATGTACGAAGTTTTACCTGGCGTGATACTTGTATCAATGCCGATAAAACGTCGTCGCCGCGTTGAAGATCGTTTCAATGAGCATAGCCTTGCGGTGGTAGTGCTGACCGAATCTATACACGAAAATGGTTTGATCGAGTGTATTGCGAGATCGCAGCAAATCACTTCAGCAAATTTGCGTGAACAACTATCGAAGATTAGTGTTGTATCATCAGGCGAAGTTAATCGGCTTGTATCCATGTTGAGTTGGATGCATCAGGATGTGACTGAGATTGATCGGCGATTAACTGAGTTGCAATCAATGAGCTTGGAATTAAGTGAATCCTATGAAGAATTAAGTTTACTCTATAAACTATCAGTGAATATGCGAGTGAATCAGGAGCCTGCAGCTTTTCTTCAAGATGCCTGCGTGGAACTTCAGCAAGTATTGGGCGTTAAGTGGCTGGCTATTCAATTGATAGAGGATGATCCGCGTCTCGAAGATCTTGCGGGTCGTCTGATTACTGCGGGTGACTGTGCTCAAAGCACAAGGTGTGTGCATGAGGCAGGTAAATACCTCATGGTTCGCATGAGTCATGAGGAACATTCGGTTGTGCATGACGATACCGCGATGCTTGATGTGCCTCTTATACCTAAGTTAGCCAAAACGATGTTAATCGTGCCGATTCGATTTGAAGGCAAACAGCTCGGCATTCTGTTTGGTGGGGATAAAATTGAAGGTACGCATATTGATTCTATTGATGTGAAGCTATGCGATTCGCTTGTCAATAGTATGTCGATTTTTCTCGGCAACATGATGCTGTATGAAGATGCACAGTCTATGTTTATAGGTACGCTTCATGCACTGACAAACGCAATTGATGCGAAAGATTCATACACACATGGCCACTCAGAGCGTGTTGCTTTGATGAGTCGTAACCTTGCAGAAGCAGCAGGTTTTGACGCAACTTTTGTCGAACGCACCTATATTGCAGGACTGCTGCACGATGTCGGAAAAATCGGTGTGCCTGAATCAGTTCTGTCGAAACCCGGGCGCCTATCAGAATCTGAATACGATCAGATCAAACAACATCCGGAGATTGGCTCAAGAATTGTAAGTGGGATTCGACAGATGAGTGATTTGATCCCGGGTGTACTCTGTCACCACGAACGATGGGATGGGTGTGGTTATCCGAACAAATTGGCGGGGAATGACATTCCGATTATGGGGCGGATCATTGGGCTTGCTGATGCATTTGATGCGATGAGTTCGAATCGCACATATCGTCAAGCGATGAATCTTAATGAAGTTTTGAGCGAGATCGTTCGGTGTCGCGGGCAGCAATTTGATCCTGAATTAGTAGACGTATTTGTACGCTTAGATTTTAGCCCATTCTTTGATCTGATCGCAAAGCATCACGATGATAAGCAGAAAAGAATATCAGCATAA
- a CDS encoding tetratricopeptide repeat protein — MKIRNQRQINVYALFVGLLLICGCEAGNNKTHKQWVGEANDRWHEMRSGMMLQMATQQFETGDLDIAAKTINEAMRIDQKNDGLSLLAGRVSLEKGQLERAYHWFNHTVDLNDKNADAYYYRGVVQQRWKQYDEAELSYKQAYDSQRDNPSYLLALSEMIVQQDRVDEAAELLEGKLVYFDQVAGLRSTLGHIYRLKRDHNEAAWYFEKASMLDPENMKLIEEVAVSQISAKKYSKSIHTLDMLLRNESYKDRTDIKRLLAESYYQSGRYEQSRQAYLDLTRMREVKAGDWVKLGDIAWMKGDLGGSLTAATRVMKMDPERHDGYLLAGMVWQKRGELERALKNFDRAAELAPGDAVPCILRGISLQRTGRTSAAIAAYEEALRRKPRDERALKLLQTLVPTGY; from the coding sequence ATGAAGATCAGAAATCAAAGACAAATCAATGTATATGCTTTATTTGTGGGGTTACTGCTAATTTGTGGTTGCGAAGCAGGTAATAACAAGACACATAAACAATGGGTGGGCGAGGCGAACGATCGTTGGCATGAGATGCGATCAGGCATGATGCTTCAGATGGCAACACAGCAATTTGAGACAGGCGATCTTGATATTGCGGCAAAAACGATTAATGAAGCTATGCGGATTGATCAGAAAAATGATGGGCTTTCACTTTTAGCTGGTCGCGTTTCACTGGAAAAGGGTCAGCTGGAGAGAGCTTATCATTGGTTTAATCATACAGTTGATCTGAATGATAAAAATGCGGATGCATACTACTATCGTGGTGTGGTTCAGCAGCGGTGGAAGCAGTACGACGAGGCGGAGCTTAGCTATAAGCAAGCGTATGATTCGCAGCGTGATAATCCGTCATACTTACTCGCACTATCTGAAATGATTGTACAGCAGGATCGCGTGGATGAGGCGGCAGAGTTGCTTGAAGGCAAACTTGTTTATTTTGATCAGGTTGCTGGTTTACGTAGTACACTTGGGCATATTTATAGATTAAAACGCGATCATAACGAAGCTGCATGGTATTTTGAGAAAGCATCAATGCTTGATCCAGAGAACATGAAGCTGATTGAAGAGGTTGCGGTTTCACAGATCTCAGCTAAAAAATATAGTAAATCGATTCATACATTAGATATGTTGCTGCGTAATGAGTCATATAAAGATCGTACAGATATCAAGCGGTTATTGGCGGAGTCGTATTACCAGTCAGGACGGTATGAGCAATCTCGTCAAGCTTACCTGGATTTAACTCGTATGCGAGAGGTTAAGGCTGGCGATTGGGTGAAATTAGGGGATATCGCATGGATGAAAGGTGATTTGGGAGGATCATTGACTGCGGCAACCCGTGTCATGAAGATGGATCCGGAACGACATGATGGATATCTTCTGGCAGGTATGGTGTGGCAAAAACGTGGAGAGTTGGAGAGAGCTTTAAAGAATTTTGATCGTGCTGCAGAACTCGCGCCAGGTGATGCTGTGCCCTGTATTTTAAGAGGCATTTCCTTGCAAAGAACGGGTCGGACGTCGGCGGCAATTGCGGCATATGAGGAAGCGCTTCGGAGGAAACCACGTGATGAACGTGCGTTGAAGTTGCTGCAAACATTAGTGCCAACAGGTTACTAA
- a CDS encoding response regulator, with product MKELKTILVVDDETHILHVVSLKLRNAGYEVITAEDGEEGLAKAQVHMPDLLITDYQMPFMTGLELCIKLCEHEKTKEIPALMLTARGFSLANEYLEQTNIEGVLTKPFSPREVLARVDEIMNRSQMMEARKAS from the coding sequence ATGAAAGAGCTGAAAACAATTTTAGTTGTTGATGACGAGACACATATTTTGCATGTTGTTTCATTAAAGCTACGAAATGCAGGCTATGAAGTCATCACAGCTGAAGACGGGGAAGAAGGGCTTGCTAAAGCGCAGGTTCATATGCCCGACCTTTTGATTACAGACTATCAGATGCCATTTATGACCGGGTTAGAGCTTTGTATCAAGTTATGCGAGCATGAAAAAACAAAAGAGATACCGGCTTTGATGCTGACTGCAAGGGGTTTTAGTCTTGCGAATGAATATCTCGAGCAAACCAATATTGAGGGTGTTTTGACAAAGCCCTTTAGTCCACGAGAAGTTTTAGCTCGTGTTGATGAAATAATGAATCGAAGTCAGATGATGGAGGCAAGAAAAGCAAGTTGA
- a CDS encoding DNA gyrase/topoisomerase IV subunit A translates to MAKRKSSSRRKSKSSDEGLLFGGGASEEGGGLKASEEQVSLHEAAQKRYLNYALSVITSRALPDVRDGFKPVQRRIGFTMWQQRLTHEAKFRKSAKVVGDVMGNYHPHGDSSIYDALVRMAQPFAMRLPMVDGSGNFGSLDGDPAAAMRYTECRMTAAAVEMLNEIGQNTVTFRPNYDGTKSEPVVLPAKLPNLLLNGATGIAVGMATSIPPHNLSELCKALIRLIDDPELTSAQLARTVKGPDFPTGGQIINNREELTQIYKTGSGTVRTRGTWEAGPATRTVKKLYITSIPYMVNKSTLVERIADVVISRKMPLLLDVRDVSTDDIRIELDLKKDADENKVLAYLYKNTPLQSNFSVNLTCLVPTDNPEVCAPDRLDLRSILRYFLNFRLEVVTRRLEHELNALNKRIHILEGFMTVFDALDEIIRIIRKSEGKADAASKIIKKFKLDEEQTDAILELKLYRLARLEILVIQDELKAKKKRANEIKKLLNDETANGRWKIVRGEVEEMEQRFGKTDKRRSLIASVDDEPEFSEEDFIVAEEANVLITTDGWVKRQKEIKDPANTRLREGDSVLACVAGSTRNTVVFFSNLGTAYTARVLDIPATTGYGEPIQKLFKLKDGEKIVAAYSLDPRALGTDKKFSDVKLNEKSGLEWPLQHLLAVTSDGYALRISIENYIEPSTKAGRKFARPAKGSRVVGVELVTTKPRTKTKLLETILAVSANCRAMICKAEDVNFLSGPGKGVQLIKLAKDDQIVGFKASTGDRDLLRVKTNRGAEKTISTAKYKTTSRGGKGTEIQKHGKITSVIPEEPAPPLLIEDE, encoded by the coding sequence TTGGCCAAGCGTAAGTCATCGAGTCGTAGAAAATCTAAAAGCAGCGACGAAGGTTTGCTGTTTGGTGGTGGTGCGTCTGAAGAGGGCGGGGGGTTAAAAGCTAGTGAAGAGCAGGTTTCATTGCATGAAGCAGCTCAGAAGCGGTATCTGAATTATGCGCTGAGTGTGATTACCTCACGTGCGTTGCCGGATGTTCGTGATGGATTTAAGCCGGTTCAGCGACGAATCGGGTTTACGATGTGGCAGCAACGGCTGACTCATGAAGCGAAATTCCGTAAGAGTGCGAAGGTGGTGGGTGATGTGATGGGTAACTATCACCCGCATGGCGACTCGAGTATTTATGATGCGTTGGTGAGAATGGCGCAGCCGTTTGCGATGCGATTGCCGATGGTGGATGGGTCGGGGAACTTCGGGTCACTGGACGGGGATCCTGCGGCGGCGATGCGATATACGGAATGCCGTATGACAGCGGCAGCGGTGGAGATGCTGAATGAGATCGGGCAAAACACGGTCACGTTTCGGCCGAACTATGATGGCACGAAGAGTGAGCCGGTGGTATTGCCTGCGAAACTGCCGAACTTGTTGCTGAATGGGGCTACAGGTATTGCGGTGGGGATGGCGACAAGTATTCCGCCACATAACTTGAGTGAGTTATGCAAAGCGCTGATTAGACTGATCGACGATCCGGAATTGACCAGCGCACAGCTAGCAAGAACGGTGAAAGGGCCGGACTTCCCAACGGGCGGCCAAATAATTAATAACCGGGAAGAACTTACGCAGATCTATAAAACGGGGTCGGGGACGGTGCGGACGCGAGGGACATGGGAGGCGGGCCCGGCAACGAGAACGGTTAAGAAACTTTACATCACATCGATCCCGTACATGGTGAACAAATCGACATTGGTGGAACGGATCGCGGATGTAGTGATCTCTCGAAAGATGCCGCTACTACTGGATGTGCGCGATGTGTCGACAGACGATATCCGTATTGAGCTTGACCTGAAAAAGGATGCAGACGAAAACAAAGTATTGGCGTATCTATATAAGAACACGCCGCTGCAGTCGAATTTTTCGGTCAACCTAACGTGCCTAGTACCGACGGACAATCCTGAGGTATGCGCGCCGGACAGGCTCGATTTACGCTCGATTTTAAGGTATTTTCTTAACTTTAGGCTCGAAGTGGTCACACGGCGGCTTGAACATGAACTGAATGCACTGAATAAACGGATTCACATTCTCGAAGGCTTCATGACGGTCTTTGATGCGCTTGATGAGATCATTCGTATCATCCGAAAATCCGAAGGCAAAGCGGATGCAGCGTCAAAGATCATAAAAAAATTCAAGCTGGATGAAGAACAGACAGATGCAATTCTTGAATTGAAATTGTATCGCTTGGCTCGACTTGAAATTCTAGTGATTCAAGATGAGCTTAAAGCAAAGAAAAAGCGGGCGAATGAGATTAAGAAGCTGTTGAACGACGAGACAGCAAACGGACGCTGGAAAATTGTTCGTGGTGAAGTCGAAGAGATGGAACAGCGATTTGGGAAGACTGACAAACGCCGCTCACTGATTGCATCGGTAGATGACGAGCCGGAATTCTCAGAAGAAGACTTCATCGTCGCTGAAGAAGCAAACGTGCTCATCACGACAGATGGCTGGGTAAAACGCCAGAAAGAAATCAAAGATCCTGCAAACACTCGTTTGCGTGAAGGCGATTCTGTATTAGCGTGTGTCGCGGGATCGACTAGAAATACAGTTGTTTTCTTTTCGAATCTGGGCACAGCGTATACTGCACGCGTGCTGGATATCCCAGCAACGACCGGTTACGGGGAACCGATTCAGAAACTCTTCAAGCTGAAAGATGGCGAGAAAATTGTTGCGGCATACTCGCTTGACCCGCGTGCATTGGGCACGGACAAAAAATTCAGTGATGTTAAACTGAACGAAAAAAGCGGCTTAGAGTGGCCTCTGCAACATCTACTTGCGGTCACTTCGGATGGGTATGCCTTACGTATCTCGATTGAAAACTATATCGAGCCCTCAACGAAGGCTGGTAGAAAATTTGCACGCCCAGCGAAAGGCTCACGTGTCGTGGGAGTCGAGCTGGTCACAACCAAACCGAGAACAAAAACGAAGCTCCTTGAAACGATCTTGGCGGTCTCGGCAAATTGTCGCGCAATGATCTGCAAAGCAGAAGATGTCAACTTCCTGTCAGGACCAGGCAAAGGTGTGCAGCTGATTAAACTAGCGAAAGACGATCAAATCGTAGGATTCAAAGCGTCGACAGGTGATCGGGATCTCTTACGGGTCAAAACGAATCGTGGCGCGGAGAAGACGATCTCAACCGCAAAATATAAGACAACTTCACGTGGCGGCAAAGGCACGGAGATCCAGAAACATGGCAAGATTACTTCTGTGATCCCTGAAGAGCCCGCACCGCCACTGTTGATTGAAGATGAATAA
- a CDS encoding DNA gyrase/topoisomerase IV subunit B has translation MAKKKAASSGGSYTAKDITVLEGLDPVRKRPGMYIGGVGSTGLHHLVWEILDNSVDEAMNGHATEISLTLHKDGTSISVSDNGRGIPVDIHPKHKKSALEIILSTLHAGGKFENANYKTSGGLHGVGASVVNALSTKLYATVKRDGYEWQLKFRTGKADGKIKKLGKARGSGTTIYFHPDPTIFPKTNFNPETIQQRLEIVSFLHKNVKVTYHNEVDGKTEVFENKNGIADFLQKITKEHNAKPLNHAVFALEKEGIEGKCEIVFHWTESTDELIRSYVNGIPTGSGGSHENGMRAGITKAVRNYIDTHNLTPRGVKLTHEDIREGIVGILSIFIPDPQFQGQTKDRLNNSEVQPYIDNALRPALEHWLNHNRTSAEGIVSRIIAAARAREASRAASASVSRKSATTNRLTLPGKLADCLTSNRNNTELFIVEGDSAGGSAKQGRDRNHQAILPLRGKVLNTESLGLSKVMGNKEISDLITALGCGIGKDFDISRLRYARVVLLADADSDGHHITTLLLTFFFRHMKDLITAGRVYIAVPPLYRVDIGKETYWAADEDHREKILTDYKKGNAKVEITRFKGLGEMMPKTLWQTTLNPKTRSLLRVDITDGLTADRIMNDLMGKDPSARFSFIMEHAEDADDLDV, from the coding sequence ATGGCCAAGAAAAAAGCAGCATCATCTGGTGGATCATATACCGCGAAGGATATCACGGTCCTAGAAGGACTTGACCCTGTCCGTAAACGTCCTGGCATGTATATTGGTGGCGTTGGGTCAACGGGCTTACATCACTTGGTATGGGAAATATTAGATAACTCTGTCGATGAAGCCATGAACGGCCACGCGACCGAAATCAGTCTAACACTGCACAAAGATGGTACATCCATCTCTGTCTCAGACAATGGGCGCGGTATCCCTGTAGATATTCATCCGAAGCATAAGAAATCTGCACTGGAAATCATTCTCTCCACGCTTCATGCGGGCGGTAAATTTGAAAACGCCAACTACAAAACTTCCGGTGGCTTACATGGTGTTGGTGCTTCAGTCGTTAATGCACTTTCAACAAAGCTCTACGCAACGGTGAAACGTGATGGCTACGAATGGCAGTTAAAATTTAGGACGGGCAAAGCCGACGGTAAAATCAAAAAACTTGGGAAAGCTCGCGGCTCGGGTACGACCATCTATTTCCACCCAGATCCAACCATTTTTCCTAAAACCAACTTCAATCCAGAAACGATCCAGCAACGACTTGAAATAGTGTCGTTCCTACATAAAAACGTAAAGGTCACCTACCACAATGAGGTGGATGGCAAGACTGAAGTCTTCGAGAATAAAAACGGCATCGCGGATTTTTTACAAAAAATCACCAAAGAGCATAACGCCAAGCCCTTAAACCATGCAGTCTTTGCCTTGGAAAAGGAAGGCATTGAAGGTAAATGCGAAATTGTTTTCCATTGGACAGAATCAACCGATGAGTTGATCCGGTCTTACGTCAACGGCATTCCAACCGGGTCAGGCGGATCACACGAAAACGGCATGCGGGCTGGGATCACCAAAGCAGTCCGCAACTATATCGATACGCACAACCTCACTCCGCGCGGCGTCAAACTCACACATGAAGACATCCGCGAAGGCATCGTTGGTATCTTGTCTATCTTTATTCCAGATCCGCAATTCCAGGGCCAGACGAAAGATCGTTTGAACAATTCTGAGGTTCAACCTTATATTGATAATGCTCTTCGACCTGCCCTTGAACATTGGCTGAATCATAATCGAACATCTGCTGAAGGCATCGTTTCACGTATCATTGCTGCAGCCAGAGCGCGTGAAGCATCACGTGCTGCATCGGCTTCGGTCTCTCGTAAGTCAGCAACAACAAACCGCTTGACTTTACCTGGGAAGTTGGCTGATTGCCTGACTTCAAATCGAAATAACACGGAACTGTTCATCGTCGAAGGTGATTCTGCAGGCGGCTCAGCAAAACAAGGCCGCGATAGAAATCACCAAGCAATTCTACCTCTTCGCGGCAAGGTTCTGAATACCGAATCTCTTGGCCTTTCTAAAGTCATGGGCAATAAAGAAATTTCCGATCTAATCACTGCATTGGGTTGTGGAATTGGCAAAGATTTTGATATTAGTCGGCTAAGATATGCACGTGTCGTCCTGTTAGCCGATGCTGATTCTGATGGCCATCACATTACCACGCTGCTTCTGACATTCTTCTTCAGGCACATGAAGGATCTTATTACTGCAGGCCGTGTTTATATCGCGGTTCCACCGCTCTACCGCGTAGATATTGGCAAAGAAACCTACTGGGCTGCTGACGAAGATCACCGCGAAAAAATCCTCACAGATTATAAAAAAGGCAATGCAAAGGTTGAGATCACGCGTTTCAAAGGGTTGGGCGAGATGATGCCCAAAACACTCTGGCAGACAACGCTTAACCCAAAAACCCGAAGCCTTTTGCGTGTCGATATTACAGACGGCTTAACTGCCGACCGCATCATGAACGATCTTATGGGTAAGGATCCTTCTGCACGCTTCTCATTTATTATGGAACATGCAGAGGATGCAGATGATTTAGACGTTTAA
- the ruvC gene encoding crossover junction endodeoxyribonuclease RuvC: protein MPDLNAHPHTPDDLADHPRNPDRPLRILGIDPGLQITGYGIVDLQPNEIEPTLVEAGVFKFSSKKSIESRLLALHTDLTALITELNPHQLAIEKLFAHYKHPNTAIIMGHARGTILLAAKQHSLEIFHLAANEVKKSVTGYGHASKSQMQLAVQSQCNLPNLPEPPDVADAIAIALTHARRIAFDQVTSSR from the coding sequence ATGCCAGATCTCAACGCCCATCCTCATACCCCCGATGACCTCGCTGATCATCCCCGCAACCCCGATCGCCCTCTCCGTATCCTTGGCATCGACCCCGGCCTTCAGATCACAGGCTACGGCATCGTCGATCTTCAGCCTAATGAAATCGAACCCACCCTTGTTGAGGCCGGCGTGTTCAAGTTTTCCTCCAAGAAATCCATCGAATCCCGCCTGCTTGCTCTCCACACCGATCTCACCGCTTTGATCACCGAACTTAATCCCCATCAACTCGCTATCGAAAAGCTCTTCGCACACTACAAACATCCCAACACCGCCATCATCATGGGTCATGCTCGAGGCACAATCCTCCTCGCCGCAAAGCAGCACAGCTTGGAAATTTTCCATCTCGCCGCCAACGAAGTGAAAAAATCCGTCACCGGTTACGGCCACGCCTCCAAATCACAAATGCAACTCGCCGTCCAGTCCCAGTGCAATCTCCCAAATCTCCCCGAACCGCCCGATGTCGCCGACGCCATCGCCATTGCCCTCACCCATGCCCGCCGCATCGCTTTTGATCAAGTCACTTCTTCTCGTTGA
- a CDS encoding sensor histidine kinase: MSACKYINIAAVASSSMLVMVLVAVVLNVQGINWLGMIAIATGGGAACVVMMIWQCIIMHQSQAEVIDAVTHIELLLEGKAEEGRFKSRFGYDGMMKVVADAVEQVRGKQSQLLIQKRELDIRLRLAEAEQKHLVSILDSLNDAVVVTDSFNELAMANTAASRLFHFDIDESKRMPVDEVIADPSISRLITDIRESRQRGMKRVEQRIMKAGEESIYDVTLSCVDAEMQPSNVVGGIEEQVNAGVVTILRDVTKEREIAETKSDFVSNVSHELRTPLSSIKAYMEMLIDGEAADDETRHEFYNIVQSETNRLSRLIDNILNISRIESGMVRIQREHVEISSLVGDAISIMLPQARAKRIELVQNSVITGVQVFADHDMILQSVLNLISNAIKYTEHGGRVVVSLRVGVEGEKVTVSVTDNGVGIPEISLPHLFDKFYRVADHKNLAKGTGLGLNLVKHVIETVHGGRINVESTVNHGSTFTFALPIADNT, translated from the coding sequence TTGTCAGCGTGTAAATACATTAATATTGCGGCGGTCGCTTCGAGCAGCATGCTTGTCATGGTGTTGGTTGCTGTCGTATTAAATGTGCAGGGTATCAATTGGTTAGGCATGATAGCGATTGCGACAGGTGGTGGCGCGGCCTGTGTGGTTATGATGATCTGGCAATGTATTATTATGCATCAATCGCAGGCAGAGGTGATTGATGCTGTCACTCATATTGAATTATTGTTGGAGGGGAAAGCTGAAGAAGGACGATTTAAAAGTCGATTCGGTTACGATGGTATGATGAAGGTCGTTGCGGATGCTGTTGAGCAAGTTCGTGGTAAACAATCGCAACTCTTGATCCAAAAGCGTGAACTGGATATTCGATTGCGATTGGCTGAAGCCGAGCAGAAACATTTGGTGTCGATTCTTGATAGTTTGAATGATGCGGTCGTTGTGACAGATAGTTTTAATGAGCTTGCAATGGCGAATACGGCAGCTTCACGCTTATTCCATTTTGATATTGATGAATCGAAGCGTATGCCGGTGGACGAGGTGATCGCAGACCCGTCGATTTCACGTTTGATAACCGATATACGTGAATCAAGACAACGAGGCATGAAGCGTGTTGAGCAACGGATCATGAAGGCGGGGGAAGAATCAATATACGATGTCACCTTATCTTGTGTTGATGCGGAAATGCAGCCGAGTAATGTGGTTGGCGGCATCGAGGAACAAGTGAACGCGGGTGTGGTTACGATTTTGCGGGATGTCACAAAGGAACGAGAAATAGCAGAAACAAAAAGCGATTTTGTTTCGAATGTGTCCCATGAGCTTAGAACGCCGCTGTCTAGCATCAAGGCTTATATGGAGATGTTGATTGACGGTGAGGCAGCGGATGACGAAACGCGACATGAGTTTTACAATATTGTTCAAAGTGAAACGAACCGGTTGTCACGTTTAATAGATAACATATTGAACATTAGCCGTATTGAGTCAGGAATGGTGCGCATACAACGTGAGCATGTTGAGATATCCTCTTTGGTTGGCGATGCGATTAGTATTATGTTGCCACAGGCAAGAGCTAAGAGAATTGAGCTTGTTCAGAATAGTGTTATTACAGGTGTTCAAGTATTCGCGGATCACGACATGATTCTTCAGAGCGTACTGAATCTGATCAGTAATGCGATAAAGTACACAGAGCATGGTGGGCGAGTCGTTGTATCGTTGCGTGTTGGTGTTGAAGGTGAGAAAGTAACAGTAAGCGTGACTGATAATGGAGTTGGTATACCGGAAATAAGTTTACCGCATTTATTTGATAAGTTCTATCGAGTTGCTGATCACAAAAACTTGGCAAAAGGTACCGGGCTCGGTCTGAATTTGGTTAAGCATGTCATTGAAACTGTACACGGCGGACGGATTAACGTTGAAAGTACAGTGAATCACGGAAGTACATTTACTTTTGCTTTGCCGATTGCCGACAACACATAG